Proteins encoded together in one Polaribacter reichenbachii window:
- a CDS encoding ribonucleoside-diphosphate reductase subunit alpha: MFVLKRDGKREPVMFDKITARVKKMCYGLNKIVDPVKVAMRVIEGLYDGVTTSELDNLAAETAATMTTAHPDYARLAARIAVSNLHKNTKKSFSDTMDDLYFYVNPRTGKKAPLLADDVYKIIQDNKEKLDSTIIYNRDFNYDYFGFKTLERSYLLKLNGQIAERPQHMLMRVSIGIHKNDIDEAIATYELMSKKYFTHATPTLFNSGTPKPQMSSCFLLQMQDDSIEGIYDTLKQTAKISQSAGGIGLSLHNIRATGSYIAGTNGTSNGIVPMLRVFNDTARYVDQGGGKRKGSFAMYLEPWHADIFDFLDLKKNHGKEEMRARDLFYAMWISDLFMERVQNDAEWTLMCPHECPHLFDTYGEEFERLYTSYEAAGKGRKTIKARELWEKILESQIETGTPYMLYKDAVNRKTNQKNLGTIRSSNLCTEIMEYTAKDEVAVCNLASIALPMFVSERENGEKYFNHKKLYDVTKKVTRNLDTVIDANFYPVKEAENSNFRHRPVGLGIQGLADTFINLRLPFTSEEAKKLNQDIFETMYFAAVTSSMEIAKAKEPYSTFKGSPMSEGEFQFNMWGIKDDELSGNWDWAKLRTQVMKHGVRNSLLVAPMPTASTSQILGNNEAFEPYTSNIYTRRVLSGEFIVVNKHLLEDLVELGLWDNDMKESIMRANGSIQHIEEIPADLRELYKTVWEMSMKDIIDMSRHRGYFIDQSQSLNLFMKDPDYGKLTSMHFYAWKSGLKTGMYYLRTKSAVNAIQFTISKEKKADLADKPMSAAEFKAMVDASRNAEPDDCEMCGS; this comes from the coding sequence ATGTTTGTATTAAAAAGAGATGGCAAAAGAGAGCCAGTTATGTTTGACAAAATCACAGCTAGAGTAAAAAAGATGTGTTATGGATTAAACAAAATTGTTGACCCAGTAAAAGTAGCAATGCGTGTTATAGAAGGTCTTTATGATGGTGTAACAACATCAGAATTAGATAACTTAGCTGCAGAAACTGCTGCAACAATGACAACTGCTCACCCAGATTATGCAAGATTAGCTGCAAGAATTGCTGTTTCTAACTTACATAAAAACACAAAGAAATCTTTTTCTGATACTATGGATGATTTATATTTCTATGTAAATCCACGTACAGGAAAAAAAGCACCTTTATTGGCAGATGATGTATATAAAATTATACAAGACAATAAAGAAAAGTTAGATTCTACGATTATTTACAACAGAGATTTTAATTACGATTATTTTGGTTTTAAAACACTAGAACGTTCCTACTTATTAAAGTTAAATGGCCAAATCGCAGAACGACCACAACATATGTTAATGCGTGTTTCTATTGGTATTCATAAAAACGATATTGATGAAGCTATTGCTACTTACGAGTTAATGAGTAAAAAATACTTTACACACGCAACTCCAACTCTTTTTAATTCTGGTACTCCAAAACCACAAATGTCTTCTTGTTTTTTATTACAAATGCAAGATGATAGTATAGAAGGTATTTACGATACATTAAAACAAACCGCTAAAATTTCGCAATCTGCAGGTGGTATAGGTTTGTCTTTACATAACATTAGAGCTACAGGTAGTTATATTGCTGGTACAAATGGTACATCTAATGGTATTGTGCCAATGTTACGTGTTTTTAATGATACTGCACGTTATGTAGATCAAGGAGGAGGTAAGCGTAAAGGTTCTTTTGCAATGTATTTAGAGCCTTGGCATGCAGATATTTTCGATTTCTTAGATTTAAAGAAAAACCATGGTAAAGAAGAAATGCGTGCTAGAGATTTATTCTATGCAATGTGGATTTCAGATTTATTTATGGAACGTGTGCAAAATGATGCAGAATGGACCTTAATGTGCCCTCATGAATGCCCGCATTTATTCGATACTTATGGTGAAGAGTTTGAGCGTTTATACACAAGTTACGAAGCTGCAGGAAAAGGTAGAAAAACTATTAAAGCACGTGAATTATGGGAGAAAATCTTAGAATCTCAAATAGAGACTGGTACTCCTTATATGTTGTATAAAGATGCTGTAAATAGAAAAACAAACCAGAAAAATTTAGGTACAATTCGTTCATCAAACTTATGTACAGAAATTATGGAATACACTGCAAAAGATGAGGTTGCTGTTTGTAACTTAGCATCAATTGCATTGCCAATGTTTGTTTCTGAAAGAGAAAATGGAGAAAAGTATTTTAATCATAAAAAATTATATGATGTTACAAAAAAGGTAACTCGTAATTTAGATACGGTTATTGATGCAAACTTTTATCCTGTAAAAGAAGCAGAGAATTCTAACTTTAGACACAGACCTGTAGGTTTAGGTATACAAGGTTTAGCAGATACTTTTATCAATTTACGTTTACCATTTACTAGTGAAGAAGCAAAAAAGCTGAATCAAGATATTTTTGAAACAATGTATTTTGCAGCTGTAACATCATCAATGGAAATTGCAAAAGCAAAAGAACCATATTCGACATTTAAAGGATCTCCAATGTCTGAAGGAGAATTCCAATTTAATATGTGGGGAATTAAAGATGATGAATTAAGTGGAAATTGGGATTGGGCTAAATTGCGAACTCAAGTAATGAAACACGGAGTTAGAAACTCATTGTTAGTTGCACCAATGCCAACAGCATCTACATCTCAAATATTAGGAAACAATGAAGCTTTTGAGCCTTATACTTCTAATATTTATACAAGAAGAGTTTTGTCTGGTGAGTTTATTGTAGTTAATAAACATTTATTAGAAGACTTAGTAGAGTTAGGTTTGTGGGATAATGATATGAAAGAAAGTATTATGCGTGCAAACGGATCGATACAACATATAGAAGAAATTCCTGCGGATTTAAGAGAGTTATATAAAACAGTTTGGGAAATGAGTATGAAAGATATTATTGATATGTCTCGTCACAGAGGGTATTTCATAGATCAATCTCAGTCTTTAAACTTGTTTATGAAAGATCCAGATTATGGTAAATTAACTTCAATGCACTTTTATGCTTGGAAATCTGGCTTAAAAACAGGAATGTATTACTTAAGAACTAAATCTGCAGTAAATGCAATTCAGTTTACAATTTCTAAAGAAAAGAAAGCAGATTTAGCAGATAAGCCAATGAGCGCTGCAGAATTTAAAGCAATGGTAGATGCATCTAGAAATGCAGAACCAGATGATTGTGAAATGTGTGGTTCTTAA
- the dxs gene encoding 1-deoxy-D-xylulose-5-phosphate synthase, producing the protein MSKNLLDNISNPSDLRKLNPEQLPELAKNLREFIIDIVSTKEGHLGASLGVVELTIALHFLFDTPNDLLVWDVGHQAYGHKILTGRKDIFHTNRQFGGISGFPSRKESEFDAFGVGHSSTSISAALGMAIASNLKGEKEKQHIAVIGDASIASGMAFEALNHAGVSKANLLIILNDNAIGIDPAVGALKEYLTKVKSDRKLAAQNNIIKALNFNYSGPIDGHNLPKLLTELERLKSVKGPKFLHIITTKGKGLKKAEEDQITYHAPGKFDKISGERIKKEASLFTKYQDVFGKTIVELSEKNDKIVAITPAMLTGSSLNLMLKKFPNRTFDVGIAEQHAVTLAAGMATQGLVPFCNIYSTFLQRAYDQVIHDVALQNLPVIFCLDRAGLVGEDGATHHGVFDLAYLRCIPNLIIFAPRNEIELRNILYTAQLDLKQPIAIRYPRGYGEIIDWQNPFQEIEIGKGICLKEGNTIAILSIGTVAEKVSKAIDIFEKENTSSLIAHYDMRFVKPLDENLLHSVFEKHSVIITIEDGVIKGGFGSAILEFAAENGYQNKIKSLGLPDNFIEQGSKERLLLKNGLDSRTLSEVFSRLI; encoded by the coding sequence ATGTCAAAAAATTTGTTAGATAACATATCAAATCCATCTGATTTAAGAAAATTAAATCCTGAGCAATTACCTGAATTAGCCAAAAATTTAAGGGAATTTATAATTGATATTGTATCAACCAAAGAAGGTCATTTAGGGGCTAGTTTAGGTGTTGTAGAATTAACAATTGCCCTCCATTTTTTGTTTGATACTCCTAATGATTTATTAGTTTGGGATGTTGGTCATCAAGCTTATGGCCATAAAATTTTAACCGGTAGAAAAGACATTTTTCATACCAATAGACAATTTGGAGGTATTTCTGGTTTTCCATCAAGAAAAGAAAGTGAATTTGATGCTTTTGGAGTTGGGCATTCTTCTACTTCTATCTCTGCTGCTTTAGGTATGGCAATTGCCTCTAACTTAAAAGGCGAAAAAGAGAAACAACATATTGCTGTTATTGGTGATGCTTCTATTGCAAGCGGAATGGCATTTGAAGCTTTGAATCACGCAGGTGTTTCTAAAGCAAATTTACTCATCATTTTAAATGATAATGCTATTGGAATTGATCCTGCTGTTGGTGCTTTAAAAGAATACTTAACAAAGGTAAAATCCGACAGAAAATTAGCCGCACAAAACAATATTATTAAAGCTTTAAATTTTAATTATTCTGGCCCTATTGATGGTCATAACTTACCAAAATTATTAACTGAATTAGAACGATTAAAATCGGTAAAAGGTCCAAAATTCTTACATATAATTACCACAAAAGGTAAAGGTTTAAAAAAGGCTGAAGAAGACCAAATAACCTATCATGCTCCTGGAAAGTTCGATAAAATTTCTGGAGAACGAATAAAAAAAGAAGCAAGTTTATTTACAAAATACCAGGATGTTTTTGGTAAAACCATAGTTGAATTATCAGAAAAAAATGATAAAATTGTAGCCATTACACCTGCTATGTTAACTGGTAGCTCTTTAAACTTGATGCTAAAAAAGTTTCCTAACAGAACTTTTGATGTTGGTATTGCAGAACAACATGCAGTTACTTTAGCTGCAGGAATGGCTACTCAAGGTTTAGTGCCTTTTTGTAATATTTATTCCACTTTTTTACAACGCGCATACGACCAAGTTATTCATGATGTGGCTTTGCAAAATTTACCTGTCATTTTTTGTTTGGATAGAGCTGGTTTAGTGGGCGAAGATGGAGCTACACATCATGGGGTTTTTGATTTAGCGTATTTACGATGCATACCAAACTTGATTATTTTTGCTCCAAGAAATGAAATTGAACTACGTAATATTTTATATACAGCCCAATTGGATTTAAAACAACCAATTGCAATTCGTTACCCAAGAGGTTATGGAGAAATTATTGATTGGCAAAATCCTTTTCAGGAAATTGAAATTGGTAAAGGTATTTGTTTAAAAGAAGGTAATACTATTGCCATTTTAAGTATTGGAACCGTTGCAGAAAAGGTTTCTAAAGCTATTGATATATTTGAAAAAGAAAATACAAGTTCTTTAATTGCGCATTATGATATGCGTTTTGTAAAGCCTTTAGATGAAAATTTATTGCATTCTGTTTTTGAGAAACATTCAGTAATAATTACAATTGAAGACGGAGTAATTAAAGGTGGTTTTGGTTCTGCTATTTTAGAATTTGCTGCTGAAAATGGTTATCAAAATAAAATTAAATCTTTAGGTTTACCTGATAATTTTATTGAGCAAGGCTCAAAAGAAAGGTTGCTTTTAAAAAACGGACTAGATTCAAGAACACTATCTGAAGTTTTTTCTAGATTGATATAA
- a CDS encoding T9SS type A sorting domain-containing protein, translated as MKKKILVLLTLVLAAFVSVVSLTNINEAKNEVASLKKIKKKKKTIEEKMLYAKERELYELGFQINPLTGKIPLEEKDQEYKTSINLINTKSKSSAVSRSFTSRGPSNLGGRTRALKLDVSDATGNTIIAGGVSSGVFRTTDGGASWIKVSSNDEIHNVTAIAQDSRPDSQNIWYYATGEWSGNSTSLGSPYRGQGIWKSIDGGLTWSQISITDSDHHVFDSDFDYVNTLEVSPLNGDLFIAATGKIIRYDGSTMSTELEIADDGTGWTDVKIASDGRVFAAVEGTSRAGGITTSATGNGGWSVLAKNGNPSGWSAAGRIVLGVAPSNSNILYALFENGKRSDAASDTYEIEADLWKYDFATTSWTNYSDKLPDESGGDSEGNDPFAIQGGYDLVVSVKPDNENFVVVGGTNPYKIEDITSDVMFSRIGGYVNNLSYGTYSVGGTDHHPDIHQLFFDPQNPGTLYSGTDGGIHKANVAVPSVAWTSLNNNYQTYQYYHVAMDPQSGKDIVLGGAQDNGTTVGGLDYSTSITDKSTMVSMAGGDGVAVGIGRNDGSLRYYLGFQNGTMYQRKSGFLEITPDESSSQFVTYFYLDPDNNESLYYAGQSNLFVTHDAENITSETWTNIGTLSTNEFIRTIATTRGAYNAATSQLFIGGQSGGVFRVSDPQNVTSLSTEAVNITPASATKSSNTIVSDIAIHPTNPDIVLAVYANYGINNIYLTKNATAPSPTWQLVERNLENHSIRSAAITQVGSEITYFVGTARGLYSSTDPASINWTIEGANDLGLAVISSLVYRPSDNKLLIGTHGNGMFETTIEETLSVSSFNDDLKLSIYPNPTANNIFLKSSLINTNDDVTYEIYNLIGKSVKKGQLKDAQINVGNLTAGAYILNVKSNDLKQSVKFIKE; from the coding sequence ATGAAAAAAAAAATACTTGTTTTACTAACGTTAGTTTTAGCAGCTTTTGTTAGTGTAGTTTCATTAACAAACATTAATGAGGCTAAAAATGAAGTAGCTTCTTTAAAAAAGATAAAGAAGAAAAAGAAAACTATCGAAGAAAAAATGCTTTATGCCAAAGAAAGAGAATTGTACGAGTTAGGTTTTCAAATAAACCCACTAACTGGTAAAATTCCCTTAGAAGAAAAAGATCAAGAATATAAAACATCCATTAATTTAATTAATACAAAATCTAAAAGTAGTGCAGTAAGTAGATCATTTACATCTAGAGGGCCTTCTAATTTAGGTGGAAGAACAAGGGCTTTAAAATTGGATGTTTCAGATGCTACAGGAAACACAATTATTGCTGGTGGAGTAAGTAGTGGTGTTTTTAGAACAACAGATGGTGGTGCAAGTTGGATAAAAGTTTCTAGTAACGATGAAATTCATAATGTAACTGCAATTGCTCAAGATTCAAGACCAGATTCTCAAAATATTTGGTATTATGCAACAGGTGAGTGGTCTGGAAATAGTACTTCTTTAGGTTCTCCATACAGAGGTCAAGGTATTTGGAAATCTATTGATGGTGGATTGACTTGGTCACAAATTTCAATAACAGATTCAGATCATCACGTTTTTGATTCAGATTTCGATTATGTAAATACATTAGAAGTAAGCCCTCTTAATGGTGATTTATTTATTGCTGCTACTGGTAAAATTATTAGGTATGATGGTTCAACTATGAGTACAGAATTAGAAATCGCTGATGATGGTACTGGATGGACTGATGTTAAAATTGCAAGCGATGGTAGAGTTTTTGCTGCTGTAGAAGGTACATCTAGAGCTGGAGGTATTACTACTTCTGCAACAGGAAATGGTGGTTGGTCTGTTTTAGCAAAAAATGGTAATCCTTCTGGTTGGTCTGCTGCGGGTAGAATAGTATTAGGTGTTGCACCTAGCAATAGCAATATTCTATATGCGTTGTTTGAAAACGGAAAAAGATCTGATGCTGCATCTGACACCTATGAAATAGAAGCAGATTTATGGAAATATGATTTTGCAACTACATCTTGGACAAATTACTCAGATAAATTACCAGACGAATCTGGTGGAGATTCTGAAGGTAATGACCCTTTTGCTATTCAAGGGGGGTATGATTTAGTGGTTTCTGTAAAACCAGATAATGAAAACTTTGTTGTTGTTGGTGGTACAAATCCTTATAAAATAGAAGATATTACTTCAGATGTTATGTTTTCCAGAATTGGTGGTTATGTAAATAACTTAAGTTATGGTACATATAGTGTTGGTGGTACAGATCATCATCCAGACATACATCAACTATTCTTCGATCCTCAAAACCCAGGTACTCTTTATAGTGGTACTGATGGTGGTATTCATAAAGCAAATGTAGCAGTGCCAAGTGTTGCTTGGACAAGTTTAAATAATAACTATCAAACTTATCAATATTACCACGTTGCTATGGATCCGCAATCAGGTAAAGATATTGTATTAGGAGGTGCACAAGATAATGGAACAACTGTTGGTGGTTTAGATTACAGTACAAGTATTACAGATAAATCGACTATGGTAAGTATGGCTGGTGGAGATGGTGTGGCTGTTGGAATTGGTAGAAATGATGGTAGTTTAAGATATTATTTAGGCTTTCAAAACGGAACAATGTATCAAAGAAAAAGTGGTTTCTTAGAAATAACTCCAGATGAATCTTCTAGTCAATTTGTTACTTATTTTTACTTAGATCCAGATAATAACGAATCTTTATATTATGCTGGGCAATCAAATTTATTTGTAACTCACGATGCAGAAAATATTACAAGTGAAACATGGACTAATATAGGTACACTGTCAACAAACGAGTTTATAAGAACAATTGCTACTACAAGAGGTGCTTATAATGCAGCAACTAGTCAATTATTTATTGGTGGTCAAAGTGGAGGTGTTTTTAGAGTATCAGACCCTCAAAATGTTACTTCATTATCTACAGAAGCTGTAAATATAACACCTGCTAGTGCAACTAAATCTAGCAATACTATTGTTAGTGATATTGCTATACACCCAACAAATCCAGATATTGTTTTAGCGGTTTATGCAAATTATGGAATTAACAATATTTACCTAACAAAAAATGCAACGGCACCATCTCCTACTTGGCAGTTAGTAGAAAGAAATTTAGAAAACCATTCTATAAGATCTGCAGCAATTACACAAGTAGGTTCTGAAATAACATATTTTGTAGGTACAGCAAGAGGCTTATATAGTTCTACAGATCCAGCAAGTATAAACTGGACAATTGAAGGAGCTAACGATTTAGGTTTAGCCGTAATTAGTTCTTTAGTATATCGTCCTTCAGATAATAAACTATTAATTGGAACACATGGTAATGGTATGTTTGAAACTACAATAGAAGAAACACTTTCTGTGAGTTCTTTTAATGATGATTTAAAATTATCTATTTATCCTAACCCAACAGCAAATAATATTTTTCTAAAAAGTAGTTTGATTAATACCAACGATGATGTTACTTATGAGATTTATAATTTAATTGGTAAATCTGTTAAAAAAGGTCAGCTTAAAGATGCTCAAATTAATGTAGGAAATTTAACTGCAGGTGCTTATATTTTAAATGTTAAATCAAATGATTTAAAACAATCTGTTAAATTTATTAAAGAATAA
- a CDS encoding nucleoside deaminase, whose protein sequence is MIQPFDDAYFMRKAYQEAEIAFDKGEVPVGAVIVLNNRIIARAHNLTETLNDVTAHAEMQAFTAAADFLGGKYLKDCILYVTLEPCQMCAGASYWAQIGKIVYGASEPERGFVNLKTTLHPKTKVVSGILENECSQILKRFFIEKRNLN, encoded by the coding sequence ATGATACAACCTTTTGATGATGCTTATTTTATGAGAAAAGCCTATCAAGAAGCAGAAATTGCTTTTGATAAAGGCGAGGTTCCTGTTGGTGCTGTAATTGTTTTAAATAATAGAATTATAGCAAGGGCACATAATTTAACAGAGACTTTAAATGATGTAACAGCGCATGCAGAAATGCAAGCATTTACTGCAGCAGCAGACTTTTTAGGAGGTAAGTATTTAAAAGATTGTATTTTGTATGTTACTTTAGAGCCCTGCCAAATGTGTGCAGGTGCAAGTTATTGGGCACAAATTGGTAAAATAGTTTACGGAGCTTCTGAGCCAGAAAGAGGTTTTGTGAATTTAAAGACTACTTTACATCCCAAGACAAAAGTTGTGTCAGGAATTTTAGAAAACGAATGTTCTCAAATTTTAAAACGTTTTTTTATCGAAAAACGCAATTTAAATTAA
- a CDS encoding deoxyguanosinetriphosphate triphosphohydrolase: MNWEQLLSLKRFGDTQKRPRIAQDETRLGFEVDFDRIIFSSAFRSLQDKTQVIPLSETDFVHTRLTHSLEVSVVGRTLGRKVGKVLLERHPNLVDLGYTFNDFGAIVAAASVTHDIGNPPFGHSGEKAIGEYFKTGNGVKYKDQLSEKEYQDLIDFEGNANGFKILTESREGISGGLRLSYATLGAFLKYPKESLPKKPTNHISDKKYGFFQSEKEEFLDVVQELGMQSKSTESHSFFRHPLAYLVEAADDICYTIIDFEDGINLGLIDEDYALEYMSKLIHGINRDKYYALKHTKDRTAYLRAIAINSLIDEAVSIFLNNEEAILNGDFDKSLLDKCKYEAQINDIIKISIDKIYRSKEVIEKEVAGYRIIADLLDVFVTALNNKFSDSQSNFDKLVLNLMPKEYQTETANLYHRIMQVCSYVSRMSDSYAIKMHKKITGNII; this comes from the coding sequence ATGAATTGGGAACAACTCCTTTCTTTAAAACGTTTTGGTGATACACAAAAACGACCAAGAATAGCACAAGATGAAACACGTTTAGGCTTTGAAGTAGATTTTGATAGAATTATATTTTCATCAGCATTTAGAAGTTTACAAGACAAAACGCAGGTAATTCCGTTATCTGAAACCGATTTTGTGCATACAAGATTAACACATAGTTTAGAAGTCTCTGTTGTGGGGAGAACTTTAGGTAGAAAAGTAGGTAAGGTATTATTAGAACGTCATCCTAATTTAGTTGATTTAGGTTACACATTTAATGATTTTGGGGCAATTGTAGCAGCAGCTTCTGTTACTCACGATATTGGGAATCCACCTTTTGGGCATTCAGGAGAAAAAGCAATTGGCGAGTATTTTAAAACAGGAAATGGAGTAAAATATAAAGACCAATTATCAGAAAAAGAATATCAAGATTTAATTGATTTTGAAGGGAATGCAAACGGATTTAAAATACTTACAGAATCTAGAGAAGGCATTTCTGGTGGCTTACGATTAAGTTATGCAACTTTGGGTGCGTTTTTAAAATATCCAAAAGAGAGTTTACCTAAAAAGCCAACCAATCATATATCAGATAAAAAATACGGATTTTTCCAATCAGAAAAAGAAGAATTTTTAGATGTAGTACAAGAATTGGGTATGCAGTCTAAATCAACAGAAAGTCATTCTTTTTTCAGACATCCTTTAGCTTATTTAGTAGAAGCTGCAGACGATATTTGCTATACAATCATCGATTTTGAAGATGGAATTAATTTAGGTCTAATTGATGAAGATTATGCTTTAGAATATATGTCTAAATTAATTCACGGTATTAATAGAGATAAATATTACGCTTTAAAACATACAAAAGATAGAACAGCATATTTAAGAGCAATTGCTATTAATTCTTTGATTGATGAAGCTGTTTCTATTTTCTTAAACAATGAAGAAGCAATTTTAAACGGTGATTTTGATAAGTCTTTGTTAGATAAATGTAAGTACGAAGCACAAATAAATGACATTATTAAAATAAGTATCGATAAAATTTACAGAAGCAAAGAAGTGATTGAAAAAGAAGTTGCCGGTTATAGAATAATTGCAGATTTACTTGATGTTTTTGTTACAGCTTTAAACAATAAATTTTCTGACTCGCAATCTAATTTCGATAAGCTAGTTTTGAATTTAATGCCTAAAGAATATCAAACAGAAACAGCAAACTTATATCATAGAATAATGCAAGTGTGTAGTTATGTTTCTAGAATGTCTGATAGTTATGCTATAAAAATGCATAAAAAAATAACTGGGAATATTATTTAA
- a CDS encoding TlpA family protein disulfide reductase: protein MKKIIYLIAFLSFYSCKKNVEKQSDIISEKENSINWNQINFDNYLFNTLNNQQDKIELEKGKNYILDFWYLECPPCVKQHQEIKEHQNLLTKNNIEIIGVSIDRSLEDWKSYIDKHQYKWKNYNQYNVENELKFDYKIKLFPTYLYINDEGVILKKFNSFQKLITALNLENNNK, encoded by the coding sequence ATGAAAAAAATAATTTATCTCATTGCTTTTTTGTCTTTTTATTCTTGTAAAAAGAATGTTGAAAAGCAAAGCGACATTATATCAGAAAAAGAAAACAGTATTAATTGGAATCAAATAAATTTTGATAACTATTTGTTTAATACTCTAAATAATCAGCAAGATAAAATTGAATTAGAAAAAGGAAAGAATTATATTTTAGATTTCTGGTATTTAGAATGCCCTCCTTGCGTAAAACAACATCAAGAAATTAAAGAGCATCAAAATTTACTTACCAAAAACAATATAGAAATCATTGGTGTTTCTATTGATAGAAGTCTAGAAGATTGGAAATCTTATATAGACAAACATCAGTATAAATGGAAAAATTATAATCAGTATAATGTAGAAAATGAATTAAAATTCGATTATAAAATTAAACTTTTTCCTACTTATTTATACATAAATGATGAAGGAGTAATCTTAAAGAAGTTCAATTCTTTTCAAAAATTAATTACTGCTCTAAATTTAGAAAACAATAACAAATAA